A part of Ziziphus jujuba cultivar Dongzao chromosome 8, ASM3175591v1 genomic DNA contains:
- the LOC107414216 gene encoding MDIS1-interacting receptor like kinase 2-like, which translates to MVSLLDINLSHNCLEGHVPNTSVFQSAQPEAFGNNNALCGNIKGPRPCIETEQKGGIKKKQRLLISSLVGALLFSFIFLGILAYLWRKKSPANLVKQDSIPKGHNRFSAWHFNAKLLYEDILEATNSFDDMYCIGVGRMGKVYRVNIPGCDVLAVKKLNFQASDEAEIENIKHFGKKVAALTHIKHRNIVKLFAFVSQGIDAFLVYEFMERGSLADMLRSENGAKELDWMKRIHIVKGVAYALCYMHHDCVPPILHRDVSSKNVLLDSEFEAHVSDFGAARFLKPDSSKWTTAVAGTYGYLAPEFAYSMVVSEKCDVYSFGVLALEVLMGKHPGERICCLRSSSAVDRIQLGDVLDPRLSPPATQNIADKLALVMSIAVSCLSANPQARPTMTSVSRLLESRNAGS; encoded by the exons ATGGTGAGCTTATTGGATATCAATCTTTCGCACAATTGTTTGGAGGGTCATGTCCCTAATACGAGTGTCTTTCAGTCAGCTCAGCCGGAGGCATTCGGCAACAACAATGCTTTATGTGGAAACATAAAAGGTCCTCGCCCCTGCATCGAAACAGAGCAAAAAGGTGggataaaaaagaaacagagactTTTAATCTCTTCTTTAGTGGGTGCtctgttattttcttttatatttcttgGGATTTTGGCATACCTTTGGAGAAAAAAATCCCCAGCAAATTTGGTTAAACAGGACAGCATTCCGAAGGGACATAATCGGTTTTCGGCGTGGCATTTTAATGCAAAACTTTTGTACGAAGACATATTGGAAGCAACAAATAGTTTTGATGACATGTATTGCATTGGAGTGGGAAGGATGGGGAAGGTCTACAGAGTGAATATCCCTGGTTGCGATGTATTAGCAGTAAAGAAGCTGAATTTCCAGGCCAGTGATGAGGCAGAAATAGAGAATATAAAACATTTTGGGAAAAAAGTAGCAGCTTTGACACATATCAAGCATAGAAACATTGTGAAACTTTTTGCGTTCGTATCTCAAGGAATTGATGCATTTTTGGTTTATGAGTTTATGGAAAGGGGAAGTTTAGCAGATATGCTAAGAAGTGAGAATGGAGCGAAGGAGTTAGATTGGATGAAGAGGATCCATATAGTCAAAGGTGTAGCATATGCTTTGTGTTATATGCATCATGATTGTGTACCGCCTATACTTCATCGAGATGTATCCAGCAAAAATGTATTATTAGACTCAGAATTTGAGGCTCATGTCTCTGATTTTGGTGCAGCAAGGTTCCTGAAGCCTGATTCTTCTAAATGGACTACGGCGGTTGCTGGAACCTATGGGTACCTTGCCCCAG AGTTTGCTTATAGTATGGTAGTATCAGAAAAATGTGATGTGTATAGCTTTGGCGTTTTGGCTCTTGAAGTTCTTATGGGAAAGCATCCAGGAGAGCGTATTTGCTGCCTACGATCCTCGTCGGCTGTTGATAGAATACAACTTGGAGATGTGTTGGATCCTCGTCTCTCTCCTCCTGCAACTCAAAATATTGCTGATAAATTAGCTTTGGTTATGAGCATTGCTGTTTCATGTTTGTCGGCAAATCCTCAAGCTCGTCCTACAATGACAAGTGTGTCTAGGCTACTTGAGAGTCGAAATGCAGGCTCCTGA
- the LOC107414208 gene encoding MDIS1-interacting receptor like kinase 2-like produces MIPMLSLQECVSLAIVVAWVVLLSFCKADPASNREAAALLNWKDSLPNQSVFNSWVSPIHTNNPTPLSPCRWYGITCNNAGSVNQIDLPGKGINGTLKNFDFSSFPNLVRLDLQRNNFGGSIPYNIGMVSKLQLLDLSTNSLNGPLPLSLANLTLLSKLDVSGNQITGILDSRLFLGESSTQPKIGLLSLKYLLLQDTQLGGKIPQEIGNLKFLVTLVLDKNHFNGPIPPSFGNLSHLQILNLGNNQLSGNIPSTLATLRNLTDLRLLANNLSGIVPSELGKFSSLTALHLEDNNFTGRLPPQVCRGGKLVNFTAESNMFTGPIPISLRYCPTLYRLGLQQNQLTGHIDQDLGVYPNLTYILLSSNKLRGELSPKWGECRSLALLSIAGNMISGKIPNEIVQLDQLEKLDLSSNKLSGEIPPQIGNLSKLAFLSLQDNQLSGRIPERIGSLSNLESLDLSTNMLSGSIPSQIANCHKLRTLNLSKNKLSGTIPDEIGNLSNSLHDLLDLSYNSLSGEIPEELGMLSGLEKLNLSHNNLTGPIPDLLSSMGSLTYIDLSNNFLESPLPDLKEYRKPPLPKASTNGINLCGNITAMRSCTETRYVRTKISYEDILEGTQNFDDMYCIGEGGFGKVYIAYIPGHDV; encoded by the exons atgattCCCATGTTGAGCTTACAAGAATGTGTCTCGTTGGCAATAGTTGTTGCCTGGGTGGTTTTGCTATCTTTCTGCAAAGCCGATCCAGCATCAAACAGAGAAGCTGCGGCTCTACTCAATTGGAAAGATAGCCTACCAAACCAATCAGTATTCAACTCTTGGGTCTCTCCGATACACACCAATAATCCTACTCCTCTAAGTCCATGTAGATGGTATGGAATAACCTGTAATAATGCAGGAAGCGTAAACCAAATAGACCTGCCAGGGAAAGGCATAAATGGAACCctcaaaaactttgatttctcatccTTTCCAAACCTTGTCCGTCTTGATCTTCAAAGAAACAACTTTGGAGGCAGTATACCATACAACATTGGCATGGTTTCCAAGCTCCAATTGCTTGACCTTTCAACAAATTCACTCAATGGCCCTCTGCCTCTTTCCCTTGCAAATCTCACTCTGCTCTCTAAGCTTGATGTTTCCGGTAACCAAATAACAGGAATACTAGACAGCCGTTTATTTCTAGGTGAGTCGTCAACCCAACCCAAAATTGGTCTTCTAAGTCTCAAATATCTACTACTCCAAGATACTCagcttggaggcaaaattcctCAAGAAATAGGAAACTTGAAATTCTTAGTCACTCTGGTTCTAGACAAAAATCATTTCAATGGTCCTATCCCTCCTTCTTTTGGTAATTTGAGCCACTTGCAAATTCTTAATCTCGGCAATAATCAACTTTCCGGGAATATCCCATCAACATTAGCAACTCTGAGAAACTTGACCGATTTGCGTCTGCTTGCTAACAATTTATCAGGTATTGTCCCTAGTGAACTGGGAAAATTTTCGTCTTTGACTGCTCTGCATCTGGAAGACAACAACTTTACTGGACGTTTACCTCCACAAGTTTGTAGAGGTGGAAAGCTTGTCAACTTCACTGCAGAATCCAACATGTTCACCGGTCCAATCCCGATAAGCCTAAGATACTGCCCAACTCTGTATCGGCTTGGGCTTCAACAAAACCAACTAACAGGGCATATAGACCAAGACCTTGGTGTGTATCCCAACCTTACTTATATCCTTCTGAGCTCCAACAAATTGCGAGGTGAGCTCTCACCAAAGTGGGGTGAATGTCGAAGCTTAGCGCTACTGAGTATTGCAGGTAATATGATTAGTGGAAAAATCCCAAATGAAATTGTCCAGTTGGACCAACTAGAGAAGCTTGATCTCTCTTCAAATAAATTGTCCGGTGAGATACCGCCACAGATCGGAAATTTATCCAAGTTAGCCTTCCTTAGCCTCCAAGATAATCAGCTTTCAGGCAGAATACCTGAGAGGATTGGATCATTATCTAACTTGGAGTCCTTGGACCTCTCAACGAACATGTTAAGTGGGTCGATTCCATCTCAAATAGCCAACTGCCACAAGCTACGAACTTTGAATTTGAGCAAGAATAAGCTGAGTGGTACAATCCCGGATGAGATTGGTAATCTGTCCAATTCCTTACATGATTTGCTAGATTTGAGTTACAACTCGCTTAGTGGAGAAATACCAGAAGAGCTTGGGATGCTTTCAGGGCTAGAGAAATTGAATCTCTCCCACAACAATCTCACTGGCCCAATCCCTGATTTACTCAGCAGCATGGGAAGCTTAACATACATCGACCTCTCAAACAACTTTTTGGAAAGTCCTCTTCCTGATTTGAAAGAATATCGGAAACCTCCACTGCCAAAGGCATCAACCAACGGCATAAATTTATGCGGGAATATAACAGCTATGAGGTCTTGCACGGAAACGAG GTATGTTAGGACCAAAATTTCGTACGAAGACATATTGGAAGGGACACAGAATTTTGATGACATGTATTGCATTGGTGAGGGAGGGTTTGGGAAAGTATACATAGCGTATATTCCAGGTCATGATGTATAA
- the LOC107414204 gene encoding MDIS1-interacting receptor like kinase 2, which produces MAKKLEFLSFSILFSWVALLSFHKADALSNTEAEALIEWKNSLPNQSVFNSWVFPTHTNSSSTPPSPCKWYGITCNRAGNITQINLPSRGINGTLQNFDFSSFPNLLRLDLNENNVTGTIPINIGLMSNLQFLDLSTNSLHGSLPLSLANLTKVYELDISRNQIKGILDPRLFPQSSQSKTGLLSIKNLLFQDNQLGGRIPEEIGNLKSLRLLALDGNYFNGPIPSSLCNLSDLSILRLPNNVLSGEIPAELGTLTKLSDLRLFTNHLSGVVPKELGNLSSLTVLHLAENSFTGHLPPQVCKGGMLVNFSAAYNNFTGLIPMSLRNCRSLYRVRLEYNQLTGYIDQDFGVYPNLTYIDLSFNKLRGELSPNWGQCRNLTLLQIAGNMITGKIPDKIVQLSQLVKLDLSSNQLSGEIPADIQNLSKLSFLNLKDNQLSGRVPAGIGSLSDLESLDLSMNKLSGSIPSQTGGCSKLRTLCLSKNRLSGRIPYQIGNLAESLQDLLDLSCNSLSGGIPPQLGRLTSLEILNLSNNNLSGSIPASFSDLVSLMGINLSYNSLEGPVPGTNIFQSANPQAFSNNKGLCGNIKGLLPCSNGGGKGKHKLLIVVVASLAIALLISLIFVGIMTFMWKNKSPSRNLSEGERTTLKVENPFSIWYFDGKLVYEDILEATDNFDDKYLVGLGGYGKVYKVDMPGYDVLAVKKLNFQARDDSEMENIKHFANEVAALTEIKHRNIVKLYGFCFQGLHTFLVYQFMERGSLADILRSEEGAEELDWVKRIAVVRGVANALSYMHHDCVPPIIHRDISSKNVLLDSELEAHVSDFGTARFLNPDSSNWTSIAGTYGYLAPELAFSMAVTEKCDVYSFGVLTLEVVTGKHPGELISCLHSGTDQRIEYKDVVDSRLLPPGNEKIGDKLDLILKVGISCLSADPQACPTMRNVSNQLEVHGGDDRKYGLKRMIENMV; this is translated from the exons ATGGCCAAGAAACTAGAATTCCTCTCATTTTCAATCCTTTTTTCTTGGGTAGCTTTGCTTTCTTTCCACAAAGCTGATGCACTGTCAAACACAGAAGCTGAGGCTTTAATCGAGTGGAAAAATAGCCTACCAAACCAATCAGTTTTCAACTCCTGGGTTTTTCCAACACATACCAATAGTTCTTCCACTCCTCCAAGTCCATGCAAATGGTATGGAATTACCTGCAACAGAGCAGGAAACATAACTCAGATAAACCTTCCAAGCAGAGGCATAAATGGCACCCTccaaaactttgatttctcatccTTTCCCAACCTTCTTCGTCTCGATCTCAATGAAAACAATGTCACAGGAACTATACCAATCAATATTGGCCTCATGTCAAATCTCCAATTCCTTGATCTTTCTACAAATTCTCTCCATGGTTCTCTTCCTCTTTCCCTTGCTAATCTCACTAAAGTTTATGAGCTTGACATTTCCCGAAACCAGATTAAGGGAATTTTGGATCCCCGTTTATTCCCTCAATCAAGCCAGTCCAAAACTGGTCTTTTAAGTATTAAAAACCTTTTGTTCCAAGATAACCAGCTTGGAGGCAGAATTCCTGAAGAGATAGGAAACTTGAAGTCCCTGCGTCTATTGGCTCTAGATGGGAATTATTTCAATGGTCCTATTCCTTCATCTCTCTGCAATTTGAGTGACTTAAGCATTCTTCGTCTTCCCAATAATGTATTATCCGGAGAGATACCTGCTGAGTTGGGAACTCTAACCAAATTGTCTGATTTGCGTTTATTTACTAACCACTTATCAGGAGTTGTACCAAAAGAACTTGGAAATCTTTCATCTTTGACTGTTCTGCATCTGGCAGAGAACAGCTTCACTGGCCATTTACCTCCACAAGTTTGTAAAGGTGGAATGCTTGTCAACTTCAGTGCAGCCTACAACAATTTCACAGGTCTAATCCCGATGAGCCTAAGAAATTGTCGAAGCTTATATCGGGTTAGGCTTGAATATAACCAGCTCACAGGATATATAGACCAAGACTTTGGTGTGTATCCCAACCTTACTTATATTGATTTGAGCTTCAACAAATTGCGAGGCGAGCTTTCACCAAACTGGGGACAATGCCGGAATTTAACGCTGCTGCAGATAGCTGGGAATATGATTACTGGAAAAATACCAGATAAGATTGTTCAGTTGAGCCAGCTAGTGAAGCTTGATCTTTCTTCCAATCAGTTATCTGGTGAGATACCAGCAGATATTCAAAATTTGTCAAAGTTGTCCTTCCTAAACCTGAAAGATAACCAACTTTCAGGCAGAGTACCTGCTGGGATTGGATCATTATCTGACTTGGAGTCCTTGGACCTCTCAATGAACAAGCTAAGTGGGTCAATTCCATCTCAAACAGGGGGCTGTTCCAAGCTTCGAACTTTGTGTTTGAGCAAGAATCGGCTGAGTGGTAGAATCCCATATCAGATTGGTAATCTAGCAGAGTCATTACAAGATTTACTAGATTTGAGTTGCAATTCTCTCAGCGGAGGAATACCACCCCAGCTTGGGAGGCTTACAAGTCTAGAGATATTGAACCTGTCCAACAACAATCTCTCTGGATCAATCCCGGCCTCTTTCAGCGACTTGGTAAGCTTAATGGGTATCAATCTCTCATACAACTCCTTGGAGGGTCCTGTTCCAGGCACGAACATATTTCAGTCAGCGAATCCACAAGCCTTCAGCAACAATAAAGGTTTATGTGGGAACATAAAAGGTCTCCTCCCCTGCAGCAATGGTGGAGGGAAAGGAAAGCACAAGCTTTTGATAGTCGTCGTTGCTTCTTTAGCTATTGCGTTGCTAATTTCGTTGATATTTGTTGGGATTATGACATTTATGTGGAAAAACAAATCACCATCAAGAAATTTGTCGGAAGGTGAACGGACAACATTGAAAGTAGAAAATCCGTTTTCAATATGGTATTTCGATGGAAAACTTGTGTACGAAGATATACTGGAAGCTACAGATAACTTTGATGACAAGTATTTGGTTGGGTTGGGAGGGTATGGGAAGGTATACAAAGTGGACATGCCGGGGTATGATGTATTAGCGGTAAAAAAGCTCAACTTTCAGGCCAGAGATGATTCGGAAATGGAGAATATAAAACATTTTGCGAATGAAGTGGCAGCATTGACAGAAATCAAGCACCGAAACATCGTAAAACTTTATGGATTCTGTTTTCAAGGACTGCATACATTTTTGGTTTATCAGTTCATGGAAAGAGGAAGTCTAGCGGATATTCTGAGAAGTGAAGAGGGTGCCGAAGAGTTGGATTGGGTGAAAAGAATAGCAGTAGTGCGAGGCGTAGCCAATGCATTATCCTATATGCATCATGATTGTGTGCCACCAATAATTCACCGAGACATTTCAAGCAAAAATGTGTTGTTGGACTCAGAACTTGAGGCTCATGTCTCGGATTTTGGCACTGCAAGGTTTCTGAATCCAGATTCCTCAAACTGGACATCAATAGCAGGCACATATGGTTACCTAGCCCCag AGCTGGCATTTAGCATGGCAGTGACAGAAAAATGTGATGTTTATAGCTTTGGAGTTCTGACACTTGAAGTTGTAACGGGAAAGCACCCAGGGGAACTCATATCTTGTCTACATTCGGGGACTGACCAAAGAATTGAATACAAAGACGTAGTAGATTCTCGTTTATTGCCTCCTGGAAATGAGAAAATCGGTGACAAATTAGATCTGATTTTGAAAGTTGGCATATCGTGTTTGAGTGCAGATCCACAAGCTTGTCCTACCATGCGAAATGTATCCAATCAGCTTGAAGTACACGGTGGTGATGATAGAAAATATGGTTTGAAGCGGATGATAGAAAATATGGTTTGA